One Gemmatimonadaceae bacterium genomic window, GCCTCGCCAATGCGCTCGCCTTGCTCTCGTTATGCGGTCCGTCGTATCACTCGTCGTCCACGACGCCGCTCACGAGCGCCAGCGTCGACGAAGAGCTGCGTAACCTGCGCTCGGTGCGTCTCGCCCGCGACATCGGCTGGCGAGCAGGCGAAGCGTTCGTCCGCTTCGTCACGGCCGACTGCCTGATGTGGCGGGGCGATTACGCTCGCGCGATACCGCTCGCCCGTGAGGCACTCGCCTTAGCGCGAGAGATCGAGCATCTCGAGTGGACCGCCGGTTCCTTGCGGTTGCTGGGCGCGATCTCGCTCGACCTGCTCGACCCTGCCGGCGCATGCGAGCAGCTCGAGGCGGCACACACCATCGCGCGGCGCCTCGGTTCGCACGTCTGGATCCGCTGGACCGCGGCGCCCCTCGCCATCGCTCGCGGCCGCGCCGGCGATACGACGCGAGCGCTCGAATTGCTCGAAAGTGCCTCACGAGTGGCGGGTGGCGACAGCGACGTGCCGACGGGACCCGAGAGTCCGACTCTCACACTTGGCGAGCGCCAGCTCTGGCTCGCCCGCGCCGAGCTCGCCCTCGTGGCTGAAGAGCCAGAGCGCGCGCTCGCGATCGTCGACGCACGGCTCGACTCCGAACGAACGGCGAACCCGACCAGCCAGCTCGGCGTGCCACGTCTGTCTCTCGTTAGGGGCGAGGCACTCACGCTGCTTGGCCGATACGATGACGCGAAAGCAGCGCTCGACGAGGCTCGCCGCGCTGCGACGGCTCAGGGCGCGCGTCCGATTCTGTGGCGCATCGAGAACGCCGCCGGCAATCTCCATCGCGTGCAGCGCCAACGCCTCGAGGCGCGCAAGGCGTTCGACGCCGCCCGCGCGATTGTCGACGATCTCGCGGCCAGGATTCCCGTTGAAGAGCTGCGCACGTCGTTTCGCGATCGCGTCGAATCCCTCATTCCGTCCGGGCCGCAACCGTCGCCCGAGCGTTCGGCCAAGGATGCGTTAGGCGGCCTCACGAAGCGTGAGCGCGACGTCGCCGAGCTCGTCGCGCAGGGCAAAGCGAATCGCATCATCGCGCGCGAGCTTGGTATCGGCGAGCGAACGGTGGAGAGCTACGTCACGAGCGCCCTCGCGAAGCTCGACCTGACGTCCCGCACGCAACTCGCCGCCTGGGCGATCGACAAGGGCGTCAGCGTAGCCTCGGCTCCGCGGTCCAAGCGCTGACGCTCCGTAATCCGGGGCGAATTACTCCGTACCGGAACTGAAAACCCGCGTGGTTTCCACGATGTGAGTGGTCTCCGTCATCCGTAATCTACGGCCACGTTCGAGCTCCGATTTAAATTCGGTGCTCACACGCTGACCACAAACAGGAGACACTCCTATGCGAAGTCACGTCATACTCGGTGCGGCATTGGCCGCCGCCGCCCTGACCGCGTGCTCGAAGGAAGCAACGACGAGCAGCACGCCAAGCACTCCTCTTCTCGCCCTGCTCGCTACGTCCGAACCGAACGATGACATCCAGTGGGGTCCCGCACCGCCGATCTTTCCGAAGGGCGCAGAGATCGCCGTTCTTCAGGGTGATCCGAGCAAGTCCGACGAGTTCACCGTTCGGCTCCGCTTCCCGAACGGCTACAAGATTCCTCCGCACACGCACCCGACGATCGAGAACGTGACCGTTTTGAAGGGCACCTTCCTCGCCGGTATGGGTGAGCAGTTCGTCGAGTCGAGCATGAAGGCCTTTGGTCGCGACGCGTTCGCGAGCATTCCCGCGAATCACGCGCACTACGCCATGGCGCGCGGTCAGACGATCGTGCAGGTACACGCGATTGGTCCCTTCCAGCTGACCTACGTCAACCCAGCGGACGATCCAACCAAGAAATAGCGCGACTGATGTCATCCTGAGCGAAGCGAAGGATCTACTCGCTCGTGTTAGAAGCCATCCACTGACAAGGGACGCTAGATCCTTCGCTTCGCTCAGGATGACAAACATGCGCAAAGCAATCTTCTAAGGTTTTCTCAATGACTCCAACGATCTATCAATCCGACTACGCGCCCCCCGCGGACGATCCAGTCACCGAGCGCATCCGCGCGACGTGGACCGCGGGGGACTTCGGTCGCATCGCCGCGGGATATGTCCGGAGCGCCGCCGAGTTCATCGCGCGACTCGAGCTCGCGCGAGATGAGAAAGTACTCGACGTCGCCTGCGGTACGGGCAATCTCGCGCTACCGGCGGCGCGCGCCGGCGCTCGTGTCACCGGCGTCGACATCGCACCCAATCTCGTCGCGCAGGCGAAAGCCCGTGCTTCGGACGAGTCGCTCGCTATCGCCTTCGACGTCGGCGACGCCGAGCAATTGCCTTACGAGACGAATTCCTTCGACACGACAGTGACGATGTTCGGCGCGATGTTCGCCGCGCGGCCGGAGCGAGCCGCGAGGGAGCTGCTCCGCGTCACGCGGCCAGGTGGGCGCATCGCCATGGCCAACTGGACCCCGTCGGGCTTCGTGGGTGAAATGCTCAAGGCCACGGTTGCGTATCTGCCGCCCGCGGCGGGCGTCCCGTCGCCGCTGCTCTGGGGAAGTGAAGACGTCGTGCGTACGCGCTTAGCGCCGGACCTTTCATCGCTCGTGCTCACACGCCGTGTGGTCACGTTCGAGTATCCCTTTGGACCGGAGCAGGTCGTGAACGAGTTCCGGCTCTGGTACGGCCCCACGGTACGCGCGTTCGCGGCGCTCGATGAGGAAGAGCGAACTGCATTCCGTCTGGACCTCGAGCGGCTGTGGTGTGAGCACAACCGCGCCAGCGACGGCACGACACGAGTCGAGTCGGAATATCTGGAGGTGGTGGGGGTGCGGTGAGCGCAGCCGAACTGGTTTTCGGTG contains:
- a CDS encoding class I SAM-dependent methyltransferase, whose protein sequence is MTPTIYQSDYAPPADDPVTERIRATWTAGDFGRIAAGYVRSAAEFIARLELARDEKVLDVACGTGNLALPAARAGARVTGVDIAPNLVAQAKARASDESLAIAFDVGDAEQLPYETNSFDTTVTMFGAMFAARPERAARELLRVTRPGGRIAMANWTPSGFVGEMLKATVAYLPPAAGVPSPLLWGSEDVVRTRLAPDLSSLVLTRRVVTFEYPFGPEQVVNEFRLWYGPTVRAFAALDEEERTAFRLDLERLWCEHNRASDGTTRVESEYLEVVGVR
- a CDS encoding cupin domain-containing protein, with product MRSHVILGAALAAAALTACSKEATTSSTPSTPLLALLATSEPNDDIQWGPAPPIFPKGAEIAVLQGDPSKSDEFTVRLRFPNGYKIPPHTHPTIENVTVLKGTFLAGMGEQFVESSMKAFGRDAFASIPANHAHYAMARGQTIVQVHAIGPFQLTYVNPADDPTKK